One region of Natronorubrum aibiense genomic DNA includes:
- a CDS encoding nitrilase-related carbon-nitrogen hydrolase, with the protein MVAEQFTAAAAQVEPVYHDKDATLDKTCRWIEKAGTQDVDVVVFPETFFPGYPYWRGSSIARWIDLMVDLQKTASRSRTTPSRYSATRSTT; encoded by the coding sequence ATGGTCGCAGAACAGTTCACCGCGGCGGCCGCACAGGTGGAACCGGTCTATCACGACAAGGACGCGACGCTCGACAAGACGTGTCGGTGGATCGAGAAGGCGGGCACGCAGGATGTCGACGTCGTCGTCTTCCCGGAGACGTTCTTCCCCGGCTACCCCTACTGGCGAGGAAGTTCGATCGCCCGCTGGATCGATCTCATGGTCGACCTACAAAAAACAGCCTCTCGGTCGAGGACGACGCCCTCGAGGTACTCGGCGACGCGATCGACGACGTGA
- a CDS encoding nitrilase-related carbon-nitrogen hydrolase, which translates to MNCHVVLGTNERSERPGSETLYNSLFYFDRSGELVRRHRKLMPTHGE; encoded by the coding sequence GTGAACTGCCACGTCGTTCTGGGGACGAACGAACGATCCGAGCGGCCGGGGAGCGAGACACTGTACAACTCGCTGTTTTATTTCGATCGCTCGGGCGAGTTGGTGCGTCGCCACCGGAAGCTCATGCCGACCCACGGCGAGTGA
- a CDS encoding YeeE/YedE family protein — protein MFTELVPLALTAELFPNGIFRYAVGGLLVGLGAVVIYMGTGIPAGASTFLESTLSYVSDQSRFQQYRSSRDWRIVFTLGIILGAAVYAVFWQGGTWTTDVQPWRLLLGGVFVGIGTRIGKGCTSGHGVCGVGSASKTSIVGVMTFLLVAIVTAQLVQAMGVSP, from the coding sequence ATGTTCACAGAACTCGTTCCGCTCGCGTTGACCGCCGAGCTGTTCCCCAACGGGATATTTCGGTACGCCGTCGGGGGGCTGCTCGTCGGTCTCGGAGCGGTAGTAATCTACATGGGGACGGGCATTCCCGCCGGCGCGAGTACGTTCCTCGAGTCGACGCTGTCGTACGTCTCCGACCAGTCCCGGTTCCAGCAGTACCGCAGTTCGCGGGACTGGCGGATCGTGTTCACGCTGGGGATCATCCTCGGGGCGGCCGTCTACGCCGTCTTCTGGCAGGGTGGCACGTGGACGACCGACGTCCAGCCCTGGCGGCTCCTGCTCGGCGGTGTCTTCGTCGGCATCGGGACCCGTATCGGCAAGGGCTGTACGTCCGGCCACGGCGTCTGTGGCGTCGGCTCGGCGTCGAAGACGTCGATCGTCGGCGTGATGACGTTCCTGCTGGTCGCGATCGTGACGGCACAGCTGGTCCAGGCCATGGGGGTGAGTCCGTAA
- a CDS encoding sulfurtransferase TusA family protein: MSSEYDTTETLDVKGQSCPMPIVKTKQAIDGLEAGDVLEVVATDSGSMSDIQGWAEGTDGVELLDQVEGDEIYTHYVKKTA; this comes from the coding sequence ATGAGTTCGGAATACGACACCACAGAGACGCTCGACGTGAAAGGACAGTCCTGCCCAATGCCCATCGTGAAGACGAAACAGGCCATCGACGGCCTCGAGGCCGGCGACGTCCTCGAAGTCGTCGCGACGGACTCGGGCAGCATGAGCGACATTCAGGGCTGGGCGGAAGGAACGGATGGCGTCGAACTCCTCGATCAGGTCGAGGGCGACGAGATCTACACCCACTACGTGAAGAAAACGGCGTAA
- a CDS encoding FAD-dependent oxidoreductase, with product MTDPFVVIGGDAAGMSAASKAKREDPDRDVLVFEKGKWVSYAACGMPYYIKGEVDELDNLVAVTPEEFREQRDVDLRTGHEVVAIDPDAKTVTVEADDERFEQSYGDLLIGTGARAIEPPFDGIDLEGVFTLRSMDEAEAIEDYVDTNGPATAAIVGGGYVGVEMAEALTERGVEVSIFEMLPQTLQPFGEETAAVVEDHLREQGVDLHLETAVQGFAGRDHVESVELEDDSVSADLVIVGVGVAPNVELAEEAGIKLGPTGAIATDEYGRTNLEDVYAAGDCAEATNVVTGEPDHVPLALTANRAGRAIGTTVAGEPTKTGGTAGTAIVKAFELGAARTGVIDSERAREAGFDPVSVTIDAETRPHYYPGATELTVTLVADRESERVLGASLVGREGAKRIDTVATAVDAGLTVEELQNLDLAYAPPFSPVWDPILTAAKVLQGKLE from the coding sequence ATGACAGATCCGTTTGTCGTTATCGGCGGAGACGCAGCCGGAATGAGCGCCGCAAGCAAGGCCAAACGCGAGGATCCGGATCGGGACGTACTCGTGTTCGAAAAGGGGAAGTGGGTCTCGTATGCGGCCTGCGGGATGCCCTATTATATCAAGGGTGAGGTCGACGAACTCGACAATCTCGTCGCCGTCACTCCAGAGGAGTTCCGCGAGCAACGCGACGTCGATCTCCGAACCGGTCACGAGGTCGTCGCGATCGATCCCGACGCGAAGACCGTCACCGTCGAGGCCGACGACGAACGCTTCGAGCAGTCCTACGGCGACCTGCTGATCGGCACCGGCGCACGCGCCATCGAACCTCCGTTCGACGGGATCGATCTCGAGGGCGTGTTCACCCTCCGAAGCATGGACGAAGCCGAGGCGATCGAAGACTACGTCGACACCAACGGGCCCGCAACCGCGGCGATCGTCGGCGGCGGTTACGTCGGCGTCGAGATGGCCGAAGCGCTCACTGAGCGAGGCGTCGAGGTCTCCATCTTCGAGATGCTTCCCCAGACGCTCCAGCCATTCGGCGAGGAGACCGCCGCGGTCGTCGAAGACCACCTCCGCGAGCAGGGCGTCGATCTGCACCTCGAGACCGCCGTCCAGGGCTTCGCCGGTCGCGATCACGTCGAGTCGGTCGAACTCGAAGACGACTCGGTGTCGGCAGATCTCGTTATCGTCGGTGTCGGCGTCGCGCCGAACGTCGAACTCGCCGAGGAGGCGGGGATCAAACTCGGCCCGACGGGCGCTATCGCGACCGACGAGTACGGTCGCACGAACCTCGAGGACGTCTACGCCGCCGGTGACTGTGCCGAGGCGACGAACGTCGTCACCGGCGAACCCGATCACGTGCCGCTCGCGCTGACGGCAAACCGGGCCGGCCGAGCGATCGGGACGACCGTCGCGGGCGAGCCTACGAAGACCGGCGGCACCGCCGGCACGGCGATCGTCAAAGCGTTCGAATTGGGTGCCGCCCGGACCGGCGTCATCGATTCGGAACGCGCACGCGAAGCCGGCTTCGACCCCGTCTCCGTCACCATCGACGCCGAGACGCGCCCGCACTACTACCCCGGTGCGACCGAACTCACCGTCACGCTCGTCGCCGACCGAGAGAGCGAGCGCGTCCTCGGTGCCAGCCTCGTCGGTCGTGAGGGTGCAAAACGGATCGATACGGTCGCGACCGCAGTCGACGCTGGGCTGACTGTCGAGGAACTGCAGAACCTCGATCTGGCCTACGCGCCGCCGTTTAGTCCCGTCTGGGACCCGATCCTGACCGCCGCGAAAGTGCTGCAGGGCAAACTCGAGTAA
- the mvaD gene encoding phosphomevalonate decarboxylase MvaD — protein MKATAMAHPIQGLVKYHGMRDDIKRLPYHDSISLCTAPSHTRTTVEFSMDYDEDTFVVDGEELDGRAYERVEAVVEKARQKSDAAHTVYPVRLESENSFPSNVGLGSSSSGFAAAAMALAEAAELDASRREVSTIARVGSASSARAVTGAFSQLYTGLNDEDCHSERIPSDLHEDLKIVVGLVPYHKETEDAHREAADSHMFQARNAHIHGQIAEMRDALRNNDFDRAFELAEMDSLSLAATTMTGPSGWVYWQPATLKIFNRVRQLREEEDIPVYFSTDTGASVYVNTTDEYAERVEEEVADCGVSTTIWDVGGPAQLLDDHLF, from the coding sequence ATGAAAGCCACCGCCATGGCCCACCCGATTCAGGGGTTGGTGAAGTATCACGGGATGCGAGACGACATCAAACGACTGCCGTACCACGACAGTATCAGCCTCTGTACGGCGCCAAGCCACACGCGAACGACCGTCGAGTTCTCGATGGACTACGACGAGGACACGTTCGTCGTCGACGGCGAGGAACTCGACGGTCGGGCCTACGAGCGGGTCGAAGCCGTCGTCGAAAAGGCGCGACAGAAATCCGATGCTGCCCACACCGTCTACCCCGTCCGCCTCGAGAGCGAGAACAGTTTTCCCTCGAACGTCGGGCTGGGCTCCTCCTCGTCCGGCTTCGCGGCCGCCGCGATGGCGCTGGCCGAAGCGGCTGAACTCGACGCCTCGCGCCGGGAAGTCTCGACGATCGCCCGCGTCGGCTCGGCCTCCTCCGCTCGAGCCGTCACCGGCGCGTTCTCGCAGCTCTATACCGGCCTCAACGACGAGGACTGTCACTCCGAGCGGATCCCATCCGATCTTCACGAGGACTTAAAGATCGTCGTCGGCCTCGTCCCGTACCACAAAGAGACCGAAGACGCCCACCGCGAGGCTGCCGACAGCCACATGTTCCAGGCGCGCAACGCCCACATCCACGGTCAGATCGCCGAGATGCGCGACGCGCTGCGAAACAACGACTTCGACCGCGCGTTCGAACTCGCCGAGATGGACTCGCTGTCGCTCGCTGCGACCACGATGACCGGCCCGTCGGGGTGGGTTTACTGGCAACCGGCCACGCTGAAGATCTTCAACCGCGTCCGTCAGCTTCGTGAGGAGGAAGATATCCCGGTCTACTTCTCGACCGACACCGGCGCCAGCGTCTACGTCAACACGACCGACGAGTACGCCGAGCGCGTCGAGGAAGAAGTCGCTGACTGCGGCGTCTCGACGACCATCTGGGACGTCGGTGGCCCCGCCCAACTGCTCGACGACCACCTGTTCTAA
- a CDS encoding nitrilase-related carbon-nitrogen hydrolase, with the protein MGGLICYENHMTLLKGALAAMGEEIHPAVWPGFWEQHGHPGDKSKATDRSAIETCDQYPAMREYAFETQSFVISSSAYMSDEMLGRVMDDVDFNIAAGGSMLINPAGIVKAGPAIGEETLLTAEFDRDERRATKAYFDSVGHYTRWDAVNLNVRDTELAPFEGEQASETPPTPSPAAIEEIATEHDLPVDTIESIVDSLHSS; encoded by the coding sequence ATGGGCGGGCTCATCTGCTACGAAAATCACATGACCCTGCTGAAGGGCGCACTCGCCGCGATGGGCGAGGAGATTCACCCCGCCGTCTGGCCGGGGTTCTGGGAACAGCACGGCCACCCCGGCGACAAATCGAAGGCGACGGATCGGTCGGCGATCGAAACCTGCGATCAGTACCCCGCGATGCGCGAGTACGCCTTCGAAACCCAGTCGTTCGTCATCTCGAGTTCGGCCTACATGAGCGACGAGATGCTCGGGCGCGTGATGGACGACGTCGACTTCAACATCGCTGCCGGTGGGAGTATGCTCATCAACCCGGCCGGGATCGTCAAAGCCGGGCCGGCAATCGGCGAAGAGACGCTGCTCACCGCCGAGTTCGACCGCGACGAACGCCGCGCGACGAAGGCGTACTTCGATTCTGTCGGCCACTACACCCGATGGGACGCAGTCAATCTGAACGTTCGAGACACCGAGTTAGCGCCGTTTGAGGGCGAACAGGCCAGCGAGACACCCCCCACGCCGAGTCCAGCCGCGATCGAAGAGATCGCGACCGAACACGACCTCCCGGTCGACACCATCGAGTCCATCGTCGACTCGTTGCACTCGTCGTAA
- a CDS encoding outer membrane protein assembly factor BamB family protein, which yields MVTGTHSSRRAVLGGIGTLFVGGCLGRANPSSGANDWRMYGRDPGRTRYVSGVEVPEDEPEIAWERSVGASGWRPPIVAGETVYCQYANGLFVLDLATGEGTLARTTGAFGRGTGPMAFASTEIYRDGVLVVPYGEAIAGYAAAPEGWPDEVSGFGDELLRWWSDGERVGTDGAGIASRSVESRSLASPVVADGTLVTVHSFSDSVSAVRPDDGNPRWRYPLEDAIPDDWDYGLFSIGHVVDETTGTVVVKGRLFGTPYLVGLDLADGDLEWTVDERETGAEFNEREDSLLAREGVVYTVGQTEDRDRRILEIDAETGERGWDRALDRSDHIGLAVDDRTLYHVGTVARDGSDPLTVTALDLDDGSVRWEAIFDGGSVATPSISLQPPTVAGDSLLVPGDDGLHALDCETGDLLWTFTEMVGTSGGSETEREALTPAVVANDRIILGTTLALYGLDIS from the coding sequence ATGGTCACCGGAACGCACTCGAGTCGCCGAGCGGTGCTCGGCGGCATCGGTACCCTCTTCGTCGGCGGCTGTCTCGGACGGGCGAACCCGTCGAGCGGAGCCAACGACTGGCGAATGTACGGTCGCGATCCCGGTCGAACGCGGTACGTCTCGGGCGTCGAGGTTCCAGAAGACGAACCGGAGATCGCGTGGGAACGCAGCGTCGGTGCCTCCGGCTGGCGACCACCGATCGTCGCCGGCGAGACCGTCTACTGTCAGTACGCGAACGGACTGTTCGTCCTTGATCTCGCGACCGGCGAGGGAACGCTCGCGAGAACTACCGGCGCGTTCGGTCGGGGGACGGGACCGATGGCGTTTGCATCGACGGAGATCTATCGCGACGGTGTGCTGGTCGTCCCCTACGGCGAGGCCATCGCCGGTTACGCCGCTGCCCCTGAGGGCTGGCCGGACGAGGTCTCGGGCTTCGGCGACGAACTGCTCCGGTGGTGGAGCGATGGAGAACGCGTCGGAACCGACGGTGCAGGTATCGCTTCGCGCTCGGTCGAGTCCCGGTCGCTCGCCTCGCCGGTCGTTGCCGATGGAACGCTCGTGACCGTTCACTCGTTCTCCGACAGCGTCTCCGCCGTCCGGCCCGACGACGGCAACCCGCGCTGGCGGTACCCCCTCGAGGACGCAATACCGGACGACTGGGACTACGGCCTCTTTTCGATCGGCCACGTCGTCGACGAGACGACCGGCACCGTCGTTGTCAAGGGACGGCTCTTCGGAACTCCGTACCTGGTCGGGCTCGATCTCGCCGACGGGGACCTCGAGTGGACGGTCGACGAACGAGAAACCGGCGCCGAGTTCAACGAACGGGAGGATAGCCTGCTCGCACGCGAGGGGGTGGTTTACACAGTCGGACAGACCGAAGACCGCGACCGGCGGATCCTCGAGATCGACGCGGAGACCGGGGAACGAGGCTGGGACCGGGCGCTAGATCGATCCGATCACATTGGGCTCGCCGTCGACGACCGGACGCTGTATCACGTCGGGACTGTCGCCCGCGACGGAAGCGATCCGCTGACCGTCACGGCGCTCGACCTCGACGACGGGAGCGTTCGCTGGGAAGCGATCTTCGACGGCGGTTCGGTCGCCACGCCTTCGATCTCCCTCCAGCCGCCGACGGTAGCCGGCGACTCGCTGCTCGTTCCCGGAGACGACGGCCTGCACGCACTCGACTGCGAGACCGGCGACCTCCTGTGGACGTTCACCGAGATGGTCGGCACGTCGGGCGGGAGTGAGACGGAGCGAGAGGCACTGACGCCAGCCGTCGTCGCGAACGATCGAATCATCCTCGGCACCACGCTCGCGCTGTACGGACTCGATATTTCCTAA
- a CDS encoding MBL fold metallo-hydrolase has protein sequence MADMDFPTPDEPVESVTPDELKARIDAGDEVTILDARMESDYDEWRIDGENVESINVPYFEFLEDDIDAHVLQQIPEDREITVLCAKGGASEYVAGTLAERGYDVHHLEDGMNGWARIYEAVEVAGYDGAGTLLQYQRPSSGCLGYFVYDDGEAAVIDPLRAFTDRYLNDADELGVELKYAIDTHIHADHISGVRALDAVGVEGVIPEASVDRGVTYADEMTLAADGDEFQVGDVTIETVYTPGHTSGMTSYLIDGSLLATGDGLFIESVARPDLEEGDDGAPEAASLLYESLQERVLTQSDDTLIGGAHFSDAAEPAEDGTYTAPVGQLKEEMAALTMDEDEFVELILSDMPPRPANYEDIIPTNLGQQQADDDEAFELELGPNNCAASQDSLADD, from the coding sequence ATGGCCGACATGGACTTTCCAACCCCGGACGAACCGGTCGAATCGGTGACCCCTGACGAACTGAAAGCACGAATCGACGCGGGCGACGAGGTCACGATCCTCGACGCGCGCATGGAAAGCGACTACGACGAGTGGCGAATCGACGGCGAGAACGTCGAGTCGATCAACGTCCCGTACTTCGAGTTCCTCGAGGACGACATCGACGCCCACGTCCTCCAGCAGATTCCGGAGGACCGCGAGATCACCGTCCTCTGTGCGAAAGGTGGCGCAAGCGAGTACGTCGCCGGGACGCTCGCTGAGCGTGGCTACGACGTTCACCACTTAGAAGACGGGATGAACGGCTGGGCGCGGATCTACGAGGCCGTCGAGGTCGCCGGCTACGACGGCGCCGGCACGCTGCTCCAGTACCAGCGCCCATCCTCGGGCTGTCTGGGCTACTTCGTCTACGACGACGGTGAGGCAGCCGTGATCGATCCGCTGCGTGCGTTCACCGACCGCTACCTCAACGACGCCGACGAGCTCGGTGTCGAGCTGAAGTACGCGATCGACACGCACATCCACGCAGACCACATCTCGGGCGTTCGCGCCCTAGACGCCGTCGGCGTCGAAGGCGTTATCCCCGAGGCCTCGGTCGACCGTGGCGTCACCTACGCCGACGAGATGACCCTCGCCGCGGACGGCGACGAGTTCCAAGTCGGCGACGTCACGATCGAGACGGTCTACACGCCCGGGCACACCTCCGGGATGACTTCGTACCTGATCGACGGCTCGCTGCTCGCGACCGGTGACGGGCTGTTCATCGAGAGCGTCGCCCGTCCCGACCTGGAAGAAGGCGACGACGGTGCACCCGAAGCCGCTAGCCTGCTCTACGAGAGCCTTCAGGAGCGCGTCCTCACGCAATCCGACGACACCCTCATCGGTGGTGCTCACTTCAGCGACGCCGCCGAGCCTGCCGAAGACGGGACCTACACCGCTCCGGTTGGCCAGCTCAAAGAAGAGATGGCCGCGCTGACGATGGACGAGGACGAGTTCGTCGAGCTGATCCTCTCGGACATGCCGCCTCGCCCGGCGAACTACGAGGATATTATCCCGACGAACCTCGGCCAGCAGCAGGCCGACGACGACGAGGCCTTCGAACTCGAGCTCGGCCCGAACAACTGCGCTGCCAGCCAGGACTCGCTGGCGGACGACTGA
- a CDS encoding YeeE/YedE family protein translates to MSGNRHPLFMPLIFVGGLIFGFGLGFSHMARPEVVLDFLQFDDFGLLFVMFGAAIVTGIAFAIMPRVGDRAPLTGRAYGRRLKSFDRNVLIGGAIFGVGWGLSGICPGAAYASLGIGNFTILWALVGMFAGAYIQGYWRSQRAASETTPAGAD, encoded by the coding sequence GTGAGCGGCAATCGCCACCCTCTGTTCATGCCGCTGATCTTCGTCGGCGGCCTGATCTTCGGCTTCGGGCTCGGCTTCAGCCACATGGCTCGCCCGGAAGTCGTGCTGGATTTCCTCCAGTTCGACGACTTCGGGTTGCTGTTCGTCATGTTCGGCGCGGCGATCGTCACCGGGATCGCGTTCGCGATCATGCCTCGGGTTGGCGACCGCGCGCCGCTGACGGGCAGGGCCTACGGCCGGCGGCTGAAGTCGTTCGATCGCAACGTTCTCATCGGCGGCGCGATCTTCGGCGTCGGCTGGGGCCTCTCGGGGATCTGTCCCGGCGCGGCCTACGCCAGCCTCGGGATCGGCAATTTCACGATCCTCTGGGCGCTCGTCGGCATGTTCGCCGGCGCCTACATCCAGGGGTACTGGCGGAGCCAGCGTGCCGCGTCCGAAACCACGCCCGCGGGTGCTGACTAA
- the fen gene encoding flap endonuclease-1 — protein sequence MGNAALRDIAVIEEIPFDDLEGVVAVDAHNWLYRYLTTTVKWTNSSKYTTADGTEVANLVGIIQGLPKFFEHDITPVMVFDGGPADLKADEIASRREQRESYEDQLEVAREEGDEVAIAQLESRTQRLTPTIQETSRELLRLLDVPIVEAPAEGEAQAAHMARRGDADYVGSEDYDALLFGAPLTLRQLTSKGNPELMDLEATLEYHDLTLEQLIDAAILIGTDFNDGVHGIGPKTAISEITEHGDLWSVLEARGDSVEYGDRVRQLFRDPNVTDDYEFETTLEPDLEAARAYVTDEWGVDAGEVERGFERIEESVTQTGLDRWT from the coding sequence ATGGGAAACGCTGCGCTACGCGATATCGCCGTCATCGAAGAGATTCCATTCGACGACCTCGAGGGTGTCGTCGCCGTCGACGCGCACAACTGGCTCTACCGGTATCTGACGACGACGGTCAAGTGGACGAACAGTTCGAAATACACCACCGCCGACGGCACTGAAGTCGCAAACCTCGTCGGAATCATCCAAGGCCTTCCCAAATTCTTCGAACACGACATTACGCCGGTGATGGTCTTCGACGGCGGTCCCGCCGATCTCAAAGCCGACGAAATCGCCTCCCGTCGCGAACAACGCGAGAGCTACGAGGACCAACTCGAGGTCGCCCGCGAGGAGGGTGACGAGGTCGCGATCGCCCAACTCGAGTCCCGAACGCAGCGGCTGACGCCGACGATTCAGGAGACCAGCCGGGAACTGCTCCGACTGCTCGACGTCCCGATCGTCGAAGCGCCGGCGGAGGGCGAGGCTCAGGCCGCCCATATGGCCCGACGCGGCGACGCCGACTACGTCGGCTCAGAGGACTACGACGCGCTGTTGTTTGGCGCGCCGCTGACCCTGCGCCAACTCACGAGCAAGGGCAACCCGGAACTGATGGACCTCGAGGCCACGCTCGAGTACCACGACCTCACCTTGGAGCAACTGATCGACGCGGCGATCCTCATCGGGACCGACTTCAATGACGGTGTGCACGGAATCGGCCCCAAGACGGCGATTTCCGAGATCACCGAGCACGGCGACCTCTGGAGTGTGCTCGAAGCCCGCGGCGACAGCGTCGAGTACGGCGACCGCGTGCGACAGCTGTTCCGCGATCCGAACGTGACCGACGACTACGAGTTCGAGACGACGCTCGAGCCGGATCTCGAGGCCGCGCGGGCGTACGTCACCGACGAGTGGGGCGTCGACGCCGGCGAGGTCGAGCGCGGCTTCGAACGCATCGAGGAGAGCGTCACACAGACAGGGCTGGACCGTTGGACCTGA
- a CDS encoding HalOD1 output domain-containing protein: MLSRDIGTASPDERPTAQPPSLRVVEIVADADDVDPVDLEPPLYDVVDTTALDRLFEPTGSETTARRGQVSFRYRGYDVTVHSSGRIDLE; the protein is encoded by the coding sequence ATGCTCTCACGCGACATCGGAACCGCGTCCCCGGACGAACGACCGACGGCACAGCCCCCAAGTCTGCGCGTCGTCGAAATCGTCGCCGATGCCGACGACGTCGACCCTGTCGACCTCGAGCCGCCCCTGTACGATGTTGTCGATACGACGGCGCTGGATCGGCTCTTCGAACCGACCGGCTCCGAGACGACCGCCCGCCGTGGACAGGTCTCGTTTCGCTACCGCGGCTACGACGTGACGGTCCACTCGAGCGGCCGTATCGACCTCGAGTAA
- a CDS encoding DsrE/DsrF/DrsH-like family protein yields MSTDNTTPSADGTIDADEVQALQERIDELEQSLAELDDGDDQKKMTIVATQGSFDMAYPPLILASTAAAFGWDVVVFHTFWGLDILHEEKSKNLKLSAVGNPNMPMPNALAALPGMDSMATKMMRKKIDENGTATIEELIDLSLDQGVDLQACQMTIELMEYDEDDFYDGVTTGVGAATALQHMAESDVQLLV; encoded by the coding sequence ATGAGTACGGACAACACCACGCCATCGGCCGACGGCACCATCGACGCCGACGAGGTACAGGCGCTCCAAGAGCGCATCGACGAGCTCGAGCAGTCGCTGGCCGAGTTGGACGACGGCGACGACCAGAAGAAGATGACGATCGTCGCGACCCAGGGCAGCTTCGATATGGCTTACCCGCCGCTGATCCTCGCGAGCACGGCGGCCGCCTTCGGCTGGGACGTCGTCGTCTTCCACACGTTCTGGGGCCTTGACATCCTCCACGAAGAGAAATCGAAGAACCTCAAGCTCTCCGCCGTCGGCAACCCGAACATGCCGATGCCGAACGCGCTCGCTGCGCTCCCCGGTATGGACTCGATGGCGACGAAGATGATGCGAAAGAAGATCGACGAGAACGGCACCGCCACCATCGAGGAACTGATCGACCTCTCGCTCGATCAGGGCGTCGACCTGCAGGCCTGTCAGATGACCATCGAACTGATGGAGTACGACGAGGACGACTTCTACGATGGTGTGACGACGGGTGTCGGCGCAGCAACCGCCCTCCAGCACATGGCCGAATCCGACGTCCAACTGCTGGTCTAA